One genomic region from Xyrauchen texanus isolate HMW12.3.18 chromosome 16, RBS_HiC_50CHRs, whole genome shotgun sequence encodes:
- the pygb gene encoding glycogen phosphorylase, brain form — protein MSKPLTDHEKRKQISVRGIAGLGDVVEIKKSFNRHLHFTLVKDRNVATPRDYYFALAHTVRDHLVGRWIRTQQYYYEKDPKRIHYLSLEFYMGRTLQNTMINLGLQNTCDEAIYQLGLDLEELEEIEEDAGLGNGGLGRLAACFLDSLASLGLAAYGYGIRYEFGIFNQKITNGWQVEEADDWLRYGNPWEKARPEYMLPVHFYGRVEHTHEGSKWVDSQVVLAMPYDTPVPGYKNNTVNTMRLWSAKAPNDFNLQEFNVGDYIQAVLDRNLAENISRVLYPNDNFFEGKELRLKQEYFVVAATLQDIIRRFKSSKFGCRDPVRTSFGTFHEKVAIQLNDTHPALAIPELMRILVDIEHLDWEKAWEITTKTCAYTNHTVLPEALERWPIYMFETLLPRHLEIIYEINQRHLDRIAALYPGDVDRLRRMSLIEEGDPKRINMAHLCVVGSHAVNGVARIHSDIVKSTVFKDFFDIEPEKFQNKTNGITPRRWLLLCNPGLADIIAEKIGEDFLTDLFELRKLLDFINDEMFIRDVAKVKQENKLKFAVYLENEYKVKINPESIFDVHVKRIHEYKRQLLNCLHIITLYNRIKKEPNKKFVPRTVMVGGKAAPGYHMAKMIIKLITSVGEVVNNDPVVGDRLKVIFLENYRVSLAEKVIPAADLSEQISTAGTEASGTGNMKFMLNGALTIGTMDGANVEMAEEAGEENLFIFGMRVEDVEAMDKKGYNAREYYERLPELKQAMDQISSGFFSPKEPELFKDIVDMLMKHDRFKVFADYESYISCQEKVNNLYMNPKEWTKVVIKNIAASGKFSSDRTIAEYAREIWGVEPSDVKIPPPNEPRE, from the exons ATGTCAAAACCTCTGACTGACCACGAAAAGCGCAAGCAGATCAGTGTGCGTGGTATAGCTGGCCTCGGGGATGTTGTCGAAATCAAAAAGAGCTTCAACAGGCATCTTCACTTCACCCTTGTGAAGGACCGCAATGTGGCCACCCCGCGCGATTATTACTTCGCCCTGGCGCACACGGTCCGTGATCACCTGGTGGGCCGCTGGATCCGCACTCAGCAGTATTACTATGAGAAAGACCCAAAG CGCATCCATTATCTGTCTCTGGAGTTCTATATGGGCAGAACGCTCCAGAACACCATGATTAATCTTGGTCTACAGAACACTTGTGACGAGGCCATCTACCAG CTTGGACTGGACTTGGAAGAACTGGAAGAGATTGAGGAAGATGCTGGACTGGGAAACGGAGGTCTCGGACGTCTAGCAG CTTGTTTCCTGGACTCCCTGGCATCTCTGGGTCTGGCAGCATATGGCTATGGTATTCGTTATGAGTTTGGAATCTTCAATCAGAAGATCACTAATGGCTGGCAG GTAGAGGAGGCTGATGATTGGCTTCGCTATGGTAACCCCTGGGAGAAGGCCCGCCCAGAGTACATGCTGCCTGTGCATTTCTATGGCCGAGTGGAGCACACGCATGAGGGATCAAAGTGGGTTGACTCCCAG GTGGTGCTCGCAATGCCTTATGACACTCCTGTGCCTGGTTATAAAAACAACACTGTGAATACTATGAGACTGTGGAGTGCCAAAGCTCCTAATGATTTCAACTTACAAGAAT TTAATGTGGGGGACTACATCCAGGCTGTTTTGGACCGGAACCTGGCAGAAAACATCTCACGAGTACTGTACCCCAATGACAAT TTTTTTGAAGGGAAAGAGCTCAGATTAAAGCAGGAGTACTTTGTGGTGGCTGCTACTCTGCAGGACATTATCAGGCGTTTCAAATCTTCAAAATTTGGCTGCAGGGATCCTGTGCGCACCTCTTTCGGGACTTTTCATGAGAAG GTGGCGATCCAGTTAAATGACACTCATCCAGCACTGGCAATTCCTGAACTAATGAGAATCTTGGTGGATATTGAGCACCTGGACTGGGAAAAG GCATGGGAGATCACCACAAAGACGTGTGCATACACAAACCATACAGTGTTACCAGAGGCTCTGGAGCGCTGGCCTATTTACATGTTTGAGACTCTTCTACCACGACACCTGGAGATCATCTACGAGATCAACCAGCGACATTTGGAT AGAATTGCTGCTCTATATCCGGGGGATGTTGATCGTTTGCGCAGGATGTCTCTGATTGAGGAGGGTGATCCTAAAAGAATCAACATGGCTCACCTCTGTGTGGTGGGGTCACACGCCGTCAACGGAGTCGCACGGATTCACTCAGATATTGTCAAAAGCACTGT CTTTAAGGACTTTTTTGACATTGAGCCGGAAAAATTCCAGAACAAGACGAATGGCATCACACCTCGTCGGTGGCTACTCCTCTGCAACCCCGGCCTGGCTGACATCATCGCTGAG AAAATTGGTGAGGACTTCTTAACAGATCTGTTTGAATTGAGGAAGCTGTTGGACTTCATCAATGATGAAATGTTTATTCGGGATGTGGCCAAAGTTAAACAG gaGAATAAGCTGAAGTTTGCAGTGTATCTGGAGAATGAGTACAAAGTGAAGATCAACCCTGAGTCCATCTTTGATGTTCATGTCAAGAGAATCCATGAGTACAAGAGACAACTGCTCAACTGCCTTCATATTATCACTTTATACAACA GGATAAAGAAGGAACCAAACAAGAAGTTTGTTCCCAGGACAGTAATGGTTGGTGGAAAG GCAGCACCAGGCTATCACATGGCAAAAATGATCATTAAACTGATCACCTCAGTGGGAGAAGTGGTGAATAATGATCCTGTTGTGGGAGACAGACTCAAGGTCATTTTCCTGGAAAACTACAGAGTCTCACTAGCTGAGAAGG TCATCCCTGCTGCTGACCTGTCCGAGCAGATCTCCACGGCGGGCACGGAAGCCTCCGGTACAGGAAACATGAAATTCATGCTGAACGGGGCTCTGACCATCGGTACCATGGATGGAGCCAACGTAGAAATGGCAGAGGAAGCTGGAGAGGAAAACCTCTTCATCTTTGGCATGAGGGTGGAGGATGTGGAGGCCATGGACAAAAAGGG ATACAATGCCAGAGAATACTATGAGCGACTACCTGAGCTCAAACAGGCGATGGATCAAATCAGCAGTGGATTCTTTAGCCCCAAAGAGCCTGAACTCTTTAAAGATATCGTCGATATGCTCATGAAACATGACAG GTTCAAAGTGTTTGCAGACTATGAGTCCTACATCAGCTGTCAAGAAAAAGTTAATAATCTCTACATG aacCCAAAAGAATGGACCAAAGTGGTCATCAAGAACATTGCTGCTTCTGGCAAGTTCTCCAGTGACCGCACCATTGCGGAGTATGCCCGTGAGATTTGGGGGGTGGAGCCGTCTGACGTGAAGATCCCACCACCTAATGAACCACGTGAATGA